In Vagococcus hydrophili, one DNA window encodes the following:
- the ligA gene encoding NAD-dependent DNA ligase LigA, whose translation MDKEQVKTELFELNQKLNQWAKEYYEKDTPTVEDAEYDQVYRQLVTLEEAHPELVSSDSITQRIGGEVSTGFTKVQHQIPMMSLGNAFNKEDLINFDKRIKKLTDIPLEYMVELKIDGLAINLRYENGKFMQGATRGDGTIGEDITNNLNTVKSIPKKLAEPLTIDVRGECYMPKKSFIALNEKREEAGENVFANPRNAAAGSLRQLDSKVTAERNLSTFIYNIADTDNFMMTTQSDSLDKLDELGLKTNHQRKLCASIEEVWEYIESLLDQRHELDYEIDGIVIKVNDFNAQQEIGFTVKAPKWAIAYKFPAEEAETIVRDIEWTVGRTGVVTPTAVMDPVQLAGTTVARASLHNVDLIRDKDIRLLDAVMIHKAGDIIPEVTRVLVDKRTDASQPYEIPTHCPTCDSELERIESEVALRCMNPMCPAQIKEGLNHFVSRNAMNIDGLGPRVLEQMYEKEIIKNVADLYFVTEEELLTLDKIKEKSANNILTAIQNSKGNSLEKLMFGLGIQHVGAKAAKLISERFKFLDEVMKASKEDINEIDAIGPVIADSVVKYFDNEEVHALVEELKRAEINLSYLGQTKEDLSQVDSPFKDKVVVLTGKLTHFNRNEAKEKIEALGGKVTGSVSKKTDIVVAGEEAGSKLEKAEKLEITVWDEAQMVEAIENSTKVE comes from the coding sequence GTGGATAAAGAACAAGTTAAAACAGAACTTTTTGAACTCAATCAAAAGTTAAATCAGTGGGCCAAAGAATACTATGAAAAAGATACACCAACTGTGGAAGATGCTGAGTATGATCAAGTGTATAGACAGTTAGTTACATTAGAAGAAGCTCATCCAGAACTTGTTTCCTCTGACTCAATCACACAACGTATTGGTGGAGAAGTATCAACTGGTTTCACAAAAGTCCAACATCAAATTCCTATGATGAGTTTGGGTAACGCCTTTAATAAAGAAGATTTGATTAACTTCGATAAGCGAATCAAAAAATTAACAGATATTCCTCTTGAATACATGGTGGAACTTAAAATTGACGGTTTAGCAATTAATCTCCGTTATGAAAATGGTAAGTTCATGCAAGGAGCGACTCGTGGGGATGGAACGATTGGGGAAGATATCACGAATAACTTAAATACGGTGAAATCAATTCCTAAAAAGTTGGCGGAACCTTTAACAATTGATGTTCGTGGTGAGTGTTATATGCCAAAGAAATCTTTTATCGCTTTAAACGAAAAACGTGAAGAAGCTGGGGAGAATGTTTTTGCTAATCCCCGTAATGCAGCGGCAGGTAGTTTAAGACAGCTAGATTCAAAAGTAACGGCTGAAAGAAATCTAAGTACGTTTATATATAATATAGCAGATACTGATAATTTTATGATGACTACTCAAAGTGATTCTTTAGATAAGTTAGACGAGTTAGGGTTAAAAACTAACCATCAACGTAAATTATGCGCTTCTATTGAAGAAGTTTGGGAGTATATCGAATCCTTATTAGATCAACGTCATGAGCTAGACTATGAAATCGACGGAATTGTGATTAAAGTCAATGATTTTAATGCCCAACAAGAAATTGGTTTTACGGTTAAAGCACCTAAATGGGCGATTGCTTACAAATTCCCTGCTGAAGAAGCTGAAACTATTGTAAGAGATATTGAGTGGACAGTGGGACGTACAGGGGTAGTGACACCAACTGCCGTCATGGATCCTGTCCAACTAGCTGGAACAACGGTGGCTCGTGCGAGTCTGCATAATGTGGATTTAATTCGTGATAAAGACATTCGCTTACTGGACGCTGTGATGATTCACAAAGCAGGGGATATTATTCCAGAAGTTACTCGTGTACTAGTTGATAAGAGAACGGACGCAAGTCAGCCTTATGAGATACCAACTCATTGTCCAACCTGTGACTCAGAACTTGAACGAATTGAATCAGAAGTGGCATTAAGATGTATGAATCCGATGTGTCCGGCGCAAATCAAAGAAGGTTTGAATCATTTTGTTTCTCGGAACGCCATGAACATTGATGGCTTAGGACCTCGTGTTTTAGAGCAGATGTACGAAAAAGAAATTATTAAAAATGTGGCTGATTTGTATTTTGTTACTGAGGAAGAACTCTTAACTTTAGATAAAATCAAAGAGAAATCAGCTAATAACATTTTGACCGCTATTCAAAATAGTAAAGGGAATTCTTTGGAAAAATTAATGTTTGGCTTAGGTATTCAGCATGTAGGCGCTAAAGCAGCTAAGTTGATTTCAGAACGCTTTAAGTTTCTTGATGAGGTTATGAAAGCATCTAAAGAAGACATTAATGAGATTGATGCCATTGGACCTGTTATCGCGGATAGTGTGGTTAAATATTTTGATAATGAAGAAGTTCATGCTTTGGTGGAAGAATTAAAACGTGCAGAAATTAATCTATCTTACTTAGGTCAAACAAAAGAAGATTTGAGCCAAGTTGATTCTCCTTTTAAGGACAAAGTAGTGGTGTTAACTGGAAAATTGACTCACTTTAACCGAAATGAAGCCAAAGAAAAAATTGAGGCTTTAGGTGGTAAAGTAACTGGTAGTGTTTCTAAGAAAACAGACATCGTTGTGGCAGGTGAAGAGGCTGGAAGTAAGCTTGAAAAAGCTGAAAAACTAGAAATTACAGTCTGGGACGAAGCTCAAATGGTAGAAGCCATTGAAAATAGTACAAAAGTTGAATAA
- the gatA gene encoding Asp-tRNA(Asn)/Glu-tRNA(Gln) amidotransferase subunit GatA, translating into MSELYKLGVKELSDKIQSKEVSVTEVVKETFSRIEATDEQLEAFLTLNEEKSLEMAKELDAKGPSSDKPLAGIPIGIKDNIVTKDLLTTAASKMLYNFNPPYDATVMTNLYGANMIPVGKLNMDEFAMGSSTETSYFKKTKNAWSDKKVPGGSSGGSAASVAAGQIPASLGTDTGGSIRQPASYNGIVGMKPTYGRVSRFGLIAFASSLDQIGPMTRNVEDNAMILNAISGHDVHDGTSAKKEVPDFTSMIGQSMKGMKIGVPKEFMTEGVNPEVRKSIEEAIETYRELGAAVEEVSLPHSQYGVQVYYIMASSEASSNLQRFDGIRYGYRTENISNLEDVYVNSRSEGFGEEVKRRIMLGTFSLSAGFYDAYFKKAGQVRTLIVEDFKKVFKDYDLILGPVSPTIAHDFGTDKDNPVTAYMRDILTIPVNLAGLPGISLPCGFSEGMPVGLQLIGNYFEEEKIYQAASAFEAATDFHKKKPVILGGNA; encoded by the coding sequence ATGAGCGAGTTATATAAATTAGGAGTTAAAGAACTTTCAGATAAAATTCAATCAAAAGAAGTTTCTGTCACAGAAGTTGTGAAAGAAACGTTTTCAAGAATTGAAGCAACAGACGAGCAATTAGAAGCATTTTTAACATTAAATGAAGAAAAATCTTTAGAAATGGCAAAAGAATTAGATGCTAAAGGGCCATCAAGTGATAAACCCTTAGCAGGTATTCCAATCGGAATTAAAGATAATATTGTGACGAAAGATTTATTAACAACAGCCGCAAGTAAAATGTTATATAACTTTAACCCGCCTTATGATGCGACTGTTATGACAAATCTATACGGTGCTAACATGATTCCTGTTGGAAAATTGAACATGGATGAGTTTGCTATGGGTTCATCGACTGAAACTTCATATTTCAAGAAAACGAAAAATGCGTGGAGCGATAAAAAAGTTCCGGGTGGTTCTTCAGGTGGTTCAGCAGCCAGTGTGGCAGCCGGTCAAATTCCAGCTTCACTTGGAACTGATACAGGGGGAAGTATTCGCCAGCCAGCTTCATACAACGGAATCGTTGGGATGAAACCAACTTATGGTCGTGTGTCACGTTTTGGTTTAATTGCTTTTGCGTCAAGTTTAGATCAAATTGGTCCAATGACTCGTAATGTGGAAGACAACGCTATGATTTTAAACGCTATTTCTGGTCACGATGTTCATGATGGAACAAGTGCTAAAAAAGAAGTTCCTGATTTTACTTCAATGATTGGTCAAAGCATGAAAGGTATGAAAATTGGTGTACCGAAAGAATTTATGACAGAAGGTGTGAATCCTGAAGTTAGAAAATCAATCGAAGAAGCCATTGAAACATACCGCGAATTAGGTGCGGCAGTTGAAGAAGTGAGTTTACCTCATTCACAATACGGTGTTCAAGTTTATTATATTATGGCCTCATCAGAAGCATCATCAAACTTACAACGTTTTGATGGGATTCGTTATGGTTACCGTACTGAAAATATTTCTAATTTAGAAGATGTTTACGTAAATTCTCGTTCTGAAGGATTTGGAGAAGAAGTGAAACGCCGTATTATGTTAGGAACATTCTCATTAAGTGCAGGTTTCTATGATGCGTACTTTAAAAAAGCAGGACAAGTTAGAACCTTAATCGTTGAAGATTTCAAAAAAGTATTCAAAGACTACGATTTAATTCTAGGACCAGTTTCACCAACCATTGCGCATGACTTTGGAACAGATAAAGATAATCCAGTGACAGCTTATATGCGTGATATTTTAACAATCCCTGTCAATTTAGCAGGCCTTCCAGGCATTAGTTTACCATGTGGTTTCTCAGAAGGAATGCCTGTTGGTTTACAATTAATTGGAAACTATTTTGAAGAAGAAAAAATCTACCAAGCAGCAAGTGCTTTTGAAGCAGCAACAGATTTCCATAAAAAGAAACCTGTGATTTTAGGAGGTAATGCTTAA
- the gatB gene encoding Asp-tRNA(Asn)/Glu-tRNA(Gln) amidotransferase subunit GatB: protein MNFETIIGLEVHVELKTNSKIFSSSAAHFGADPNTNTNVVDFSMPGVLPVMNKGALEYGMRAALALNCTISQSTHFDRKNYFYPDNPKAYQISQADEPIGHDGWLEIEVEGKKKIIRIERVHLEEDAGKNIHGTDGFSYVDLNRQGTPLIEIVSEADMRSPEEAAAYLEAIRSIIQFSGVSDVKMEEGSMRCDANISLRPYGQEKFGTKAELKNLNSISNVRLGLIHEEKRQAKVLLSGGEIQQETRKYDEATKSTILMRVKEGASDYRYFPEPDVPRIEISDEWVEEVRQSIPELPAARRERYVKELGLPEYDAMVLTLSRDMSDFFNATLLEGADAKQASNWLMGEVSAYLNSEHLELLQTKLTPSNLAGMINLIADGTISSKIAKTVFKELIENGGDAREVVEAKGLVQLSDPAQLLPIINDILDNNEQSVEDFKNGKGRAVGFLVGQIMKATKGKANPGVVNKLLTEELSKR, encoded by the coding sequence ATGAATTTTGAAACAATTATCGGACTTGAAGTGCATGTGGAGTTAAAAACAAACTCTAAAATCTTCTCATCTTCTGCAGCCCACTTTGGTGCAGATCCTAATACAAACACGAACGTGGTTGACTTTAGTATGCCAGGTGTTTTACCTGTCATGAATAAAGGCGCTTTAGAATACGGAATGCGTGCTGCTTTAGCTTTAAACTGTACGATTTCTCAATCAACACATTTTGATCGCAAAAACTATTTCTACCCAGATAATCCAAAAGCTTACCAAATTTCTCAAGCAGATGAGCCGATTGGACATGATGGTTGGTTAGAAATTGAAGTTGAAGGCAAAAAGAAAATCATCCGTATTGAACGTGTTCATTTAGAAGAGGATGCAGGTAAAAATATTCACGGAACAGATGGTTTCTCTTATGTGGATTTAAATCGTCAAGGAACACCATTAATCGAAATCGTATCAGAAGCTGATATGCGCTCACCAGAAGAAGCTGCAGCTTACCTTGAAGCAATCAGATCAATTATTCAATTCTCAGGCGTAAGTGACGTTAAAATGGAAGAAGGTTCAATGCGTTGTGATGCGAACATTTCATTACGTCCGTATGGTCAAGAAAAATTCGGTACAAAAGCAGAACTTAAAAACTTAAACTCAATTAGTAACGTGAGATTAGGTTTAATTCACGAAGAAAAACGCCAAGCTAAAGTCTTATTATCAGGTGGCGAAATTCAACAAGAAACAAGAAAATACGATGAAGCAACCAAATCAACAATTTTAATGCGTGTTAAAGAAGGAGCAAGTGACTACCGTTACTTCCCAGAACCAGATGTGCCACGTATTGAAATTTCTGACGAGTGGGTCGAAGAAGTTCGCCAAAGCATTCCAGAACTTCCAGCAGCAAGAAGAGAACGTTACGTAAAAGAATTAGGTTTACCAGAGTATGATGCAATGGTTCTAACACTATCACGTGACATGTCAGACTTCTTTAATGCGACTCTTTTAGAAGGTGCGGATGCTAAACAGGCCTCTAACTGGTTAATGGGTGAAGTGTCAGCTTACTTAAATAGCGAACACTTAGAGCTGTTACAAACGAAATTAACGCCAAGTAACTTAGCAGGCATGATTAACTTAATCGCTGATGGAACAATTAGTTCTAAGATAGCGAAAACAGTTTTTAAAGAATTAATTGAAAATGGTGGAGATGCACGTGAAGTGGTTGAAGCTAAAGGACTAGTTCAATTGTCAGACCCAGCGCAATTATTACCAATTATCAATGACATTCTTGATAACAACGAGCAATCAGTTGAAGATTTCAAAAACGGTAAAGGAAGAGCAGTTGGCTTCTTAGTAGGACAAATTATGAAAGCAACAAAAGGTAAAGCAAACCCAGGTGTTGTTAATAAACTATTGACGGAAGAATTATCAAAAAGATAG
- the gatC gene encoding Asp-tRNA(Asn)/Glu-tRNA(Gln) amidotransferase subunit GatC — translation MAITKEEVKRVAHLSKLKFDESELELFTTQLGSIIEMVEQLESVDTEGVPFTSNVFPEISVLREDVVVQGESREELLKNVPETKDGFIKVPAIMDNGEAGA, via the coding sequence ATGGCAATAACAAAAGAAGAAGTCAAACGTGTCGCACATCTTTCTAAATTGAAGTTTGATGAAAGTGAATTAGAACTTTTCACGACACAACTGGGAAGTATCATTGAAATGGTCGAACAATTAGAAAGCGTGGATACTGAGGGCGTTCCTTTCACATCTAACGTATTCCCTGAAATCAGTGTGTTAAGAGAAGATGTCGTGGTTCAAGGTGAATCACGTGAAGAGTTATTAAAAAATGTTCCAGAAACAAAAGATGGCTTTATTAAAGTGCCAGCAATTATGGATAATGGGGAGGCAGGCGCATAA